A genomic region of Desulfosarcina ovata subsp. ovata contains the following coding sequences:
- a CDS encoding glucose 1-dehydrogenase: protein MRIDQLFSLRERVAIITGGGRGLGKFIAGGLAEAGADVVLASRKIDNCVEAAKEIESLGVKALPVQCDLAKEEDIKNLEKATMKSFGRIDILVNNAGMTWGAPTLEYPMDKWEKVINVNLRGVFLLSRNVANIMVKQNRGKIINISSVLGSRGTTEEIGPAIAYNASKGAINALTLDLAVKLARFNINVNGIAPGYFDTDMIGYTKQDSVVLEKLIGKIPAGRLGLEDDIKGAAVFLASDASKYLYGHILSVDGGYLTM, encoded by the coding sequence ATGAGAATAGACCAATTGTTTAGTCTTAGGGAGAGGGTAGCAATAATCACAGGCGGTGGCAGAGGTCTTGGAAAATTTATTGCCGGGGGACTGGCGGAGGCCGGCGCTGATGTTGTCCTGGCATCACGAAAGATTGACAACTGTGTTGAAGCGGCAAAAGAGATTGAGAGCCTTGGCGTAAAGGCACTGCCGGTGCAATGTGATCTGGCCAAGGAAGAAGACATTAAAAACCTTGAAAAAGCCACGATGAAATCATTCGGAAGGATCGATATTCTCGTGAATAACGCCGGCATGACATGGGGTGCTCCAACATTGGAATACCCAATGGACAAGTGGGAAAAAGTGATAAATGTTAACCTAAGAGGGGTGTTTCTCCTTAGTAGAAATGTTGCCAATATAATGGTTAAACAAAACAGGGGGAAAATAATCAATATTAGTTCTGTATTAGGTTCCCGTGGCACCACTGAGGAGATAGGTCCAGCTATTGCCTACAATGCCTCAAAGGGAGCCATAAATGCTCTTACACTGGATCTTGCAGTGAAATTAGCCAGGTTCAACATCAATGTGAATGGAATCGCCCCAGGCTACTTTGACACGGATATGATCGGCTATACGAAACAGGATTCAGTGGTTTTGGAAAAATTGATTGGAAAGATACCCGCTGGAAGACTTGGACTGGAGGATGACATAAAAGGTGCTGCTGTGTTTTTAGCGTCGGATGCATCTAAATATCTGTACGGGCACATTCTGAGTGTTGATGGTGGATATTTGACTATGTAA